One window of the Rhinoraja longicauda isolate Sanriku21f chromosome 2, sRhiLon1.1, whole genome shotgun sequence genome contains the following:
- the LOC144610020 gene encoding TLR4 interactor with leucine rich repeats-like has protein sequence MESLRMVWLMFLCLTRSANSFCPEQCECQHQHLLCANRGLQTVPEAQQNAMDVLTYSLGGNFISNISDVDFTSFTRLLRLDLQFNKIEHIHPKTFEKLSRLEELYLGNNIISNIPANAFNYLRRLRLLNMNNNSLKKLNQNVFSHLDNLVKLRLDGNSLEILQDAIFKHLGNLLYLQLESNKIHVISGSTFINLRKLIYLNLAKNNQTSIHNSAVFAHLGSLTTLILDENNIKYIGNRVFQMLQKLSRLSLSKNKISYISSEAFGGLYGLKELFIDDNLLREIPYKLLNPLVKLEQLDLSQNQITSVHPHAFKQLTALKVLKLKNNRLTYLSGDTFAFTNSLYSLDLSNNNWTCNCRLKGLKRWMSLAHAQGRLLTVFVLCNNPIGLNGKYLDYLTDSEMCYSHKAQSLLNFSKGSVIDVQSDQERILDVENMHTDGHLGQQQKPSSSPVPVTSLSPRSKHLVLQSSSIKSVTVSPNQWEALESLITARETLDVLTPSTTFPISSKSERYYLLKSKDKLVQKPLITDPCEFNKLYITNLTMEEVTSSTATIRWKVAHPGFRNTVHFRVLFDRFGQSVTFHRFIYVKDKSEWVTLRELREETPYIVCLESVIAEHVCQVASRDHCLGVLTLPPTRGPLDVQHFILILSGTNAFLVLLGLIIWASKALRKLRRKRAPVNVRRMYSTRRPLRSMGSGVSAGDCGGFQSNRSRSVMYQLNEADLMDFQSDRLMDINLRREDIGQRYGD, from the coding sequence ATGGAAAGTTTACGGATGGTCTGGCTGATGTTTCTTTGTTTGACCCGTTCCGCTAACTCTTTCTGCCCTGAGCAATGTGAATGTCAGCATCAGCATCTCCTCTGTGCAAACCGAGGTCTCCAGACTGTGCCGGAAGCCCAGCAAAATGCCATGGACGTCTTGACTTACAGCCTAGGGGGCAATTTTATCAGCAATATCTCGGACGTCGATTTCACTAGTTTTACCAGGTTGCTTCGATTGGACTTACAATTCAATAAGATTGAACACATTCATCCGAAAACCTTTGAGAAACTTTCGAGATTGGAGGAGCTGTACTTGGGTAATAACATCATCTCAAACATTCCTGCTAATGCTTTCAATTATCTCCGGAGACTGAGGCTCTTAAATATGAATAACAATAGTTTGAAGAAGCTGAATCAAAATGTCTTTTCACACCTAGATAACTTGGTTAAGTTAAGACTTGATGGAAACTCTTTGGAGATCCTGCAAGATGCAATTTTCAAACACTTGGGTAATCTCCTTTACTTGCAGTTAGAATCAAACAAGATTCATGTTATCAGTGGGAGCACCTTTATAAATTTAAGGAAGCTCATATATTTAAACCTTGCCAAGAATAACCAGACATCCATACACAACAGTGCTGTGTTTGCACACCTTGGCTCTCTGACAACTTTGATCCTCGATGAAAATAATATCAAATATATTGGAAACCGAGTTTTCCAAATGTTACAGAAACTCTCCAGACTGTCTCTCAGTAAGAACAAGATTTCTTACATTAGTTCCGAAGCTTTTGGAGGCCTTTACGGGTTGAAGGAGTTGTTTATTGATGATAACTTACTGAGAGAAATCCCATATAAACTGCTGAATCCTTTGGTAAAGTTGGAACAATTAGATCTCAGTCAGAACCAGATCACCAGTGTCCACCCACATGCATTTAAACAGCTGACGGCTCTCAAGGTGTTGAAGTTGAAAAACAATCGTTTGACCTACTTATCTGGAGACACCTTTGCGTTTACCAACTCACTGTACAGCCTTGATCTGAGCAACAATAATTGGACGTGCAACTGCAGGCTGAAAGGCTTAAAGCGGTGGATGAGCTTGGCACATGCCCAGGGCAGGCTGCTAACTGTATTTGTCCTGTGTAATAACCCCATCGGTTTGAACGGGAAGTATCTGGATTACTTGACGGACTCCGAGATGTGTTATTCTCATAAAGCTCAGTCGTTGTTAAACTTTTCCAAAGGCTCTGTAATTGATGTTCAATCAGACCAAGAGCGCATCCTGGACGTAGAGAACATGCACACTGATGGACATTTAGGCCAGCAACAGAAACCGTCTTCTTCACCTGTTCCAGTCACCAGCCTATCGCCCAGAAGTAAGCATCTTGTTCTCCAATCTTCATCGATTAAGTCAGTTACAGTCAGCCCAAATCAATGGGAAGCCTTAGAGTCTCTGATCACAGCCCGGGAGACCTTGGATGTTTTAACACCTTCCACCACTTTTCCAATTTCATCGAAATCTGAGCGATATTATCTCCTGAAATCTAAGGATAAATTGGTGCAAAAACCGCTGATAACAGACCCTTGTGAATTCAATAAGCTCTACATTACcaacctgacaatggaggaggtgacCTCATCCACTGCCACCATCAGATGGAAGGTGGCACATCCAGGCTTCAGGAATACTGTGCATTTCCGTGTGCTCTTTGACAGGTTCGGCCAGTCGGTGACGTTTCACCGCTTCATATATGTCAAGGATAAGTCGGAGTGGGTCACTCTGAGGGAGCTACGGGAGGAGACTCCTTACATCGTGTGCCTGGAAAGTGTCATCGCTGAGCACGTGTGTCAAGTGGCATCCCGTGACCATTGCCTGGGTGTCCTTACCTTGCCACCAACGAGAGGCCCTCTGGATGTGCAGCATTTCATTTTGATTTTATCAGGCACCAATGCTTTCTTGGTGCTCCTGGGACTCATCATCTGGGCGTCCAAGGCGCTAAGGAAGCTGCGACGGAAAAGAGCACCAGTCAATGTGCGGCGGATGTACTCCACACGACGTCCACTACGCTCCATGGGCTCTGGTGTCTCAGCAGGAGATTGCGGAGGCTTCCAGTCCAACAGATCGAGATCAGTCATGTATCAACTCAATGAGGCAGATCTGATGGACTTTCAGTCAGATCGACTCATGGACATTAACTTGAGGAGGGAAGATATTGGGCAACGGTACGGTGATTAG